From Gimesia panareensis, the proteins below share one genomic window:
- the metX gene encoding homoserine O-acetyltransferase MetX encodes MATQQELSETRQQSGVGFVQTRLATLFTPPDWLKLAGGGELGPIQVAYETYGTLTPAKDNAIFICHALTGDAHAAGYYEDDDEKAKPGWWDDLIGPGRTLDTDKYFVICANVLGGCQGTTGPGSINPETNQPYRLNFPFITVGDIVEVHATLTRELGIDQLLAVIGGSLGGMQVLEWAARFPDQLRGAICLASAAQLSAQGIAFNAVGRRAIKTDPEFKDGEYEHGAGPRYGLALARMIAHITYLSDQSIEMKFGRRLQDHDTFTYEMLPEVEFQVESYLHYQGKRFVERFDANSYLYLTRAMDYFDLASQYGSLTKALGRTDARFLIASYDSDWLFTTTQSKEIVRALIECGKHVSFIELKSPFGHDSFLIEIEQLQKLITPFLAQAYESLQAEKES; translated from the coding sequence ATGGCAACGCAACAGGAACTTTCAGAAACCCGCCAGCAATCGGGGGTCGGTTTTGTACAAACCAGACTCGCGACTCTGTTTACGCCGCCAGACTGGCTCAAGCTGGCTGGTGGGGGAGAACTGGGCCCGATTCAGGTCGCCTATGAAACTTACGGTACATTAACGCCAGCGAAAGATAATGCGATCTTCATCTGTCATGCACTCACTGGTGATGCCCATGCAGCCGGCTATTATGAAGATGATGATGAAAAGGCCAAGCCCGGCTGGTGGGACGATCTGATCGGTCCCGGCAGAACTCTGGACACTGATAAATACTTCGTGATCTGTGCCAACGTCCTGGGTGGCTGCCAGGGGACAACCGGTCCGGGAAGTATCAACCCGGAAACCAACCAGCCATATCGCCTGAATTTCCCCTTCATCACCGTGGGCGATATCGTGGAAGTCCATGCGACTCTGACGCGTGAACTGGGCATCGACCAGTTACTGGCGGTGATTGGCGGCAGCCTGGGCGGCATGCAGGTGCTGGAATGGGCAGCCCGCTTTCCTGACCAGTTGCGCGGTGCCATCTGCCTGGCATCGGCGGCACAGCTTTCTGCCCAGGGAATCGCCTTCAACGCCGTCGGTCGACGGGCCATCAAGACCGACCCTGAGTTTAAAGATGGAGAATACGAACATGGTGCCGGTCCCCGCTACGGTCTGGCGCTGGCCCGGATGATTGCCCACATCACTTATCTGTCCGATCAATCCATCGAGATGAAATTCGGTCGTCGATTGCAGGACCATGACACGTTCACTTACGAAATGCTGCCCGAAGTCGAGTTTCAGGTCGAAAGTTACCTGCACTACCAGGGAAAACGGTTTGTCGAACGCTTCGATGCCAACAGTTATCTCTACCTGACACGGGCCATGGATTATTTTGATCTGGCCTCGCAGTACGGCTCGTTGACCAAGGCGCTGGGACGCACCGATGCCCGGTTCCTGATCGCCTCGTATGATTCCGACTGGCTGTTTACTACAACACAGAGCAAAGAGATTGTCAGAGCATTGATTGAATGCGGGAAGCATGTCTCATTCATTGAGCTCAAAAGTCCCTTTGGCCACGATTCCTTTTTGATTGAAATTGAGCAGCTGCAAAAACTGATCACACCCTTCCTGGCTCAAGCCTATGAATCACTTCAGGCTGAGAAAGAGTCCTGA
- the metW gene encoding methionine biosynthesis protein MetW has translation MCAKHRYCMEDPSLDVTDKLLMEQIQPGSRVLDLGCGDGRLLARLRDERDASVLGMEIDIEQHHGAIARGVPVIQADLDEGLHDIPDLAFDYVVLSQTLQQVLHPKQLLEEMVRVARQALVVVPNFGNWRIRLQVLKQGRAPVTEVLPYEWYNTPNLHLMSMHDFQDLMRLLGIEILKEIPIINHRAVEKAWLANLRAQQILYVLQRQEQPAEHSPAPATA, from the coding sequence ATGTGTGCAAAACATCGATACTGTATGGAAGACCCGTCACTGGATGTGACCGACAAGCTGCTGATGGAGCAGATTCAGCCCGGCAGCCGCGTGCTCGACCTGGGATGTGGTGACGGTCGACTGCTGGCGCGTCTGCGTGATGAGCGGGACGCTTCCGTTCTGGGTATGGAAATCGATATCGAGCAACATCATGGTGCCATCGCCCGTGGGGTCCCCGTCATCCAGGCCGACCTCGATGAAGGTCTGCACGACATTCCTGATCTGGCCTTTGACTATGTCGTTTTGAGCCAGACGCTGCAGCAGGTGCTGCATCCCAAACAGTTGCTGGAAGAAATGGTCCGCGTCGCCAGGCAGGCGCTGGTCGTCGTGCCCAATTTCGGCAACTGGCGGATCCGCTTGCAGGTCCTGAAACAGGGGCGAGCCCCCGTCACGGAAGTCCTGCCCTACGAATGGTACAACACCCCAAACCTGCACCTGATGTCGATGCACGATTTCCAGGACCTGATGCGGCTGCTGGGCATCGAAATCCTGAAGGAAATTCCGATCATCAATCATCGAGCGGTCGAAAAAGCCTGGCTGGCCAACTTACGAGCCCAACAGATTCTGTACGTGCTCCAGCGCCAGGAACAGCCGGCTGAGCACTCCCCCGCGCCCGCGACTGCCTGA
- a CDS encoding ParA family protein codes for MRIIAIMNQKGGVGKTTSSVNMAAGLAMQGKKVCLIDLDPQGHASLHLGIEPFGNVPTAYDVFSGFKTLAETRQLVAKNLWVVPATLDLAATELELVDAEDREIVLRQAIRKMSETEAFDYIIMDCPPSLGVLTINSLTAADEVIIPLQPHFFALQGLSKLFETTALVRRRLNRNLKVSGVVLCLYETGTRLAADVTDDLCAFLSESDPEAPWAKAKVFQSRIRRNIKLAEAPSYGQSVFDYSSSCPGAKDYAGLVEEIIADEQAEQPPIQQAA; via the coding sequence ATGCGTATCATAGCCATCATGAATCAAAAAGGGGGCGTCGGCAAAACCACATCCAGTGTGAATATGGCTGCCGGCCTGGCAATGCAGGGGAAAAAGGTCTGCCTGATTGACCTCGATCCGCAGGGCCATGCCTCGTTGCACCTGGGCATCGAGCCATTTGGCAATGTGCCGACCGCCTATGATGTTTTTTCCGGATTCAAAACTCTGGCTGAAACACGACAGCTGGTCGCGAAAAATTTATGGGTCGTGCCTGCCACACTCGATCTGGCCGCTACGGAACTGGAACTGGTCGATGCCGAAGACCGGGAAATCGTGCTGCGTCAGGCAATCCGGAAAATGTCGGAAACCGAAGCCTTTGATTATATCATTATGGATTGCCCCCCCTCGCTGGGCGTGTTGACGATCAATTCTCTGACGGCTGCCGACGAAGTCATCATCCCGCTGCAGCCGCACTTCTTCGCTTTGCAGGGGCTTTCCAAGCTGTTCGAAACAACGGCACTGGTCCGCCGTCGCCTGAATCGGAATCTGAAGGTTTCCGGTGTAGTGCTTTGCCTGTATGAAACAGGCACCCGACTGGCGGCTGACGTGACCGACGACCTGTGTGCGTTCCTCAGCGAAAGTGACCCGGAAGCACCCTGGGCCAAAGCCAAAGTCTTCCAGAGCCGGATTCGCCGGAACATCAAGCTGGCCGAAGCCCCCAGTTATGGACAGTCCGTGTTTGACTATTCCAGCTCGTGCCCTGGTGCCAAGGATTACGCTGGTCTGGTGGAAGAGATCATTGCCGACGAACAGGCGGAACAGCCGCCGATTCAGCAGGCTGCCTGA